In the Bacteroidota bacterium genome, one interval contains:
- a CDS encoding nitronate monooxygenase, with translation MQSGRAAHPRIIQGGMGVAVSGWKLAKEVASAGELGVVSGTGLSQVFAQRLQDGDADRALRRALDHFPDRNVASTILAAHFNKPRTSGRRAVRGVPMYTLSPSDDLLRLTVVATFCEVWLAKEGHDGLVGINLLEKVQLPNLASIYGAMLAGVDFVLMGAGIPREIPGALDNFALHHAASIKVSVDGATADDNVQITLDPRRLFTIAFEPLKRPKFLAIVSSDVLAEALLKRANGTIDGFVIENERAGGHNAPPRGALRLTEFGEPIYGPRDAVNLDTLRSLGLPFWLAGDQASPEHLSAAVAAGAQGIQVGTAFAFCAESGLAPHLREGILRDVANGRAELFTDPNASPAGFPFKVVRFGGTISDPDMYAMRPRLCQYGLLRQAYKRPDGSIGYRCPAEPVESYVQKGGNIEDTIGKKCLCNALMANIDLPQEQLSGYIEKPLVTAGDSIRRLGRFLHNGSLHYSARDVLEYLCGVCTPTPAVIASGS, from the coding sequence ATGCAAAGTGGACGAGCGGCACACCCGCGTATCATTCAGGGTGGAATGGGAGTAGCTGTTTCAGGATGGAAACTTGCAAAAGAAGTCGCGAGCGCCGGCGAACTTGGAGTTGTCTCCGGTACCGGTCTCTCGCAAGTGTTTGCCCAGCGCCTTCAAGATGGTGATGCCGACCGTGCTCTTCGTCGAGCTCTCGACCACTTCCCGGATCGCAACGTTGCTTCGACGATACTAGCCGCTCACTTCAATAAACCCCGCACATCGGGACGCCGGGCTGTGCGTGGTGTACCGATGTACACATTGTCTCCAAGTGACGACCTTCTTCGATTAACGGTCGTCGCTACTTTTTGCGAGGTTTGGCTGGCAAAAGAGGGACACGACGGATTGGTTGGGATTAACTTGTTGGAAAAAGTACAACTTCCGAATCTTGCCTCGATCTACGGAGCGATGCTTGCGGGCGTCGACTTCGTGCTGATGGGCGCCGGAATTCCGCGCGAGATACCCGGGGCGCTCGACAACTTCGCACTGCATCATGCCGCATCGATCAAAGTGAGCGTCGATGGAGCCACGGCGGACGACAACGTTCAGATCACGCTCGATCCCCGACGACTCTTTACAATCGCGTTCGAACCGTTGAAGCGTCCGAAGTTTCTCGCAATCGTCTCTTCGGACGTATTAGCAGAAGCGCTCTTGAAACGTGCAAACGGGACAATCGACGGATTCGTGATCGAGAACGAACGTGCAGGCGGACACAACGCTCCGCCTCGGGGTGCGTTGCGGCTGACAGAGTTCGGCGAGCCGATCTACGGTCCTCGCGACGCCGTGAATCTCGATACACTCCGATCCCTCGGTCTTCCGTTTTGGCTTGCTGGTGACCAGGCTTCTCCCGAGCATCTCAGTGCTGCAGTTGCAGCCGGAGCACAGGGTATTCAGGTCGGTACTGCCTTTGCGTTCTGCGCCGAGTCCGGGCTTGCACCGCATTTACGCGAGGGCATTTTGCGCGATGTCGCCAACGGGCGAGCTGAGCTCTTTACCGATCCGAACGCATCTCCAGCAGGTTTCCCGTTCAAAGTTGTTCGTTTCGGGGGGACGATTTCCGATCCGGATATGTATGCCATGCGTCCCCGCCTTTGTCAGTATGGGTTATTGCGTCAGGCATATAAACGTCCAGATGGGAGTATTGGATACCGTTGTCCTGCAGAGCCGGTCGAGAGCTATGTACAGAAAGGCGGCAACATTGAAGATACGATAGGGAAGAAATGTTTGTGTAATGCGCTCATGGCAAATATCGATCTGCCTCAGGAACAGTTGTCAGGCTATATCGAAAAACCGCTTGTCACGGCGGGTGATTCAATCCGACGCCTCGGTCGATTTCTGCACAACGGAAGCCTGCACTACTCTGCGCGCGATGTGCTGGAATATCTGTGTGGGGTGTGTACGCCAACACCTGCGGTAATTGCCAGTGGGTCGTAA
- a CDS encoding OmpA family protein: protein MRYLITLILVCAGVDLYAQCPDGYVTSNENLVTNGDFSAGPSGFQSDYIYSNRHSTGDNAVLDEGYYAVVNDPHWVHLGYAQCTDHTSSGGNMMVINGSQKPGQAVWKQQIAVKPNTYYYFSTWIANLVPKAPSKLVFSINGTQLGDPIVAAEQTCVWKQFFAVWFSGNATEADISIVNLNLEWMGNDFALDDIVFYTCEHQNLDTKVSDAKVGETIVLRNIVFDNARWDIKPASTEELEVLRHYLVSHKTAMIEIDGHTDNVGDDESNLTLSKNRAKAVYDYLISKGISKSRLTYQGFGKTRPIDSNETIEGRQKNRRVEFILTRK from the coding sequence ATGCGTTACCTCATCACACTCATCCTGGTGTGTGCCGGAGTCGATCTCTATGCTCAATGCCCAGATGGGTATGTGACCTCAAACGAGAATCTCGTCACAAACGGAGATTTCTCAGCCGGACCGAGCGGATTCCAAAGCGATTACATCTACTCCAATCGACACTCGACCGGTGACAATGCAGTGCTCGACGAAGGCTATTATGCGGTCGTAAACGATCCGCACTGGGTTCATCTTGGCTACGCCCAGTGCACCGACCATACATCCTCAGGTGGCAACATGATGGTGATCAACGGGTCGCAGAAACCCGGCCAAGCTGTATGGAAACAACAGATAGCCGTCAAACCGAACACATATTACTATTTCTCCACTTGGATTGCAAATTTGGTCCCGAAGGCGCCATCAAAGCTCGTGTTTTCCATTAACGGTACGCAGCTCGGAGATCCCATCGTCGCAGCAGAACAGACCTGTGTGTGGAAGCAGTTCTTTGCGGTATGGTTCTCGGGCAACGCGACCGAAGCGGATATCAGTATTGTGAATCTCAATCTGGAGTGGATGGGTAATGATTTTGCGCTCGACGACATTGTATTTTATACCTGCGAGCACCAGAATCTTGACACAAAGGTTTCTGATGCAAAGGTTGGCGAAACGATTGTTCTCCGCAACATCGTCTTCGACAATGCGAGGTGGGATATCAAGCCTGCTTCGACCGAAGAGCTCGAAGTGTTACGGCACTATTTGGTCTCACACAAAACGGCTATGATCGAAATCGATGGACACACGGACAATGTCGGCGACGACGAATCGAACCTCACACTCTCGAAGAACCGCGCAAAAGCCGTGTACGACTACCTCATTTCAAAGGGAATCTCAAAGAGTCGTCTGACATACCAGGGTTTCGGCAAAACCAGGCCGATCGATTCCAACGAAACGATAGAAGGCAGGCAGAAAAACCGGAGAGTAGAGTTCATTCTTACGAGAAAGTAA
- the rpoC gene encoding DNA-directed RNA polymerase subunit beta', whose protein sequence is MLPMESPFKKFSQITISLASPESILGRSHGEVTKPETINYRSYRPEKDGLFCEKIFGPTRDWECFCGKYKRIRYKGIICDRCGVEVTTKSVRRERFGHISLAVPVVHIWYFRSLPNKIGHLLGIPSKDLEKIIYYESYVVISPGTTGLPEKHLLTEEEYYRILDSLPSENDDLEDLDPKKFIAGIGAPAVHQLLSRIDIEALSIELRRQAREETSQLKRQEALKRLRTVEAFRPEEAKLDNRPEWMVLNAVPVIPPELRPLVPLEGGRFATSDLNDLYRRVIIRNNRLKRLMDIKAPEVILRNEKRMLQEAVDSLFDNSRRVSAVKADTSRALKSLSDTLKGKQGRFRQNLLGKRVDYSGRSVIVVGPELRLHQCGLPKEMAVELFKPFIIRKLIERGITKTVKSAKKLVERKTNDVWDILESIIDGHPVMLNRAPTLHRLGIQAFQPKLIEGRAIQVHPLVCTAFNADFDGDQMAVHVPLSFEAQLEASTLMLSSHNIISPQNGEPIAVPSQDMVLGPYYLTKHKHGALGEGMIFGTAKEVMVAYNLNRVHLHAMVKVRIGGKMIETTVGRTIFNQIVPKDMGYLNELLTKKRLRQIIAMCFRKVGLIQTVEFLDKLKDLGFMFATKGGVSVALSDIVVPKEKNEIIDKAQAQVDDVHDKYLNGFITTGERYNKVIDIWTRATNRVADKLFETLQHDRNGFNPLYMMVDSGARGSKEQVRQLAGMRGLMAKPQKSLSGQTGELIENPILSNFYEGLSILEYFISTHGARKGLADTALKTADAGYLTRRLVDASQDAVIAMHDCETIRGIPTSALKEGEDIKETLAERILGRVSQEDIVDPLSKKVICKTGQMIDEEVALAISETSIETVLVRSVLTCEAKRGICALCYGRNLATHKLVEPGEAVGRIAAQSIGEPGTQLTLRTFHTGGTASLIASQSQVTSKFEGTIQYEGMKVITNVEGQKIVLSRSGVVNILDDDNRAVGKFDVPYGSVILVPDGAPIKKGELLYEWDPYNAVIVSEHKGTVKFRDFVENITVRREPDELTGHIQTRTIDSRDRTKSPTIDILDADGKRIINYIIPSNAILQVEDGEAIPAGMVLVKIHRESGKNRDITGGLPRVTELFEARSPSDPATVSEIDGVVHFEKPRRGSRVIAVTAHDSTDRREYTIPFGKHILVQEGDSVRSGERLSDGAIDPHDILKIKGVAAVQQYLVNEIQEVYRMQGVKISDKHIEIIVRQMLGKVVITSSGDSLMLEGDEIDKIKVGEENEILKNSVFITKRGDSKFKVGQMVERKKFKETVAELKKKEKTPPESRVAEPILAEPVLLGITQSALTTESFISAASFQETTKVLTEASIQAKTDTLLGLKENVIVGHLIPAGTGLPKFKELLVIPKELEELGMEPIEEQPRPQRRSRAAV, encoded by the coding sequence ATGCTTCCAATGGAATCGCCGTTCAAGAAATTCTCGCAGATCACGATCAGCCTGGCGAGCCCCGAGAGCATTCTCGGTCGTTCGCACGGTGAAGTGACCAAGCCCGAGACCATCAACTACCGGTCCTACCGACCGGAAAAAGACGGTCTCTTTTGCGAGAAGATCTTCGGACCGACGCGTGACTGGGAATGCTTCTGCGGTAAGTACAAGCGTATCCGCTATAAAGGCATCATCTGCGATCGTTGCGGAGTCGAGGTGACGACGAAGTCCGTTCGTCGTGAGCGCTTCGGCCACATTTCGCTCGCCGTGCCGGTCGTACACATCTGGTACTTCCGCTCGCTGCCGAACAAGATCGGCCACTTGCTCGGTATCCCCAGCAAGGATCTCGAGAAGATTATCTATTACGAATCATACGTCGTCATCAGCCCAGGTACGACCGGCCTGCCGGAAAAGCACCTGCTGACCGAAGAAGAATACTATCGTATTCTCGATTCGTTGCCGTCGGAAAATGACGATCTCGAAGATCTCGATCCGAAGAAGTTCATCGCCGGCATCGGCGCACCTGCGGTGCACCAGCTCCTGAGCCGCATCGATATCGAGGCGCTCTCGATCGAACTGCGTCGTCAGGCTCGCGAAGAAACGTCGCAGCTCAAGCGTCAGGAAGCACTCAAGCGCCTGCGTACCGTCGAGGCATTCCGTCCGGAAGAGGCGAAGCTCGATAACCGTCCGGAGTGGATGGTGCTCAATGCGGTGCCGGTTATTCCGCCGGAGCTTCGTCCGCTCGTGCCGCTCGAAGGCGGTCGATTTGCGACGAGCGATCTCAACGATCTCTATCGCCGCGTGATCATCCGCAACAACCGCCTCAAGCGCTTGATGGACATCAAGGCGCCGGAGGTCATTCTGCGTAACGAAAAGCGCATGTTGCAGGAAGCGGTCGATTCCCTCTTCGACAACTCCCGCCGCGTCTCTGCTGTGAAAGCTGACACGTCGCGTGCGCTGAAGTCGCTCTCCGACACCCTCAAGGGTAAGCAGGGCCGCTTCCGTCAGAACCTGCTTGGTAAGCGTGTTGACTATTCCGGCCGTTCGGTCATCGTCGTCGGTCCGGAGCTTCGCCTGCACCAGTGCGGTCTGCCGAAGGAAATGGCAGTCGAGCTCTTCAAGCCGTTCATCATTCGCAAGCTCATCGAGCGCGGTATCACGAAGACCGTGAAGTCCGCCAAGAAGCTCGTCGAGCGCAAGACGAACGACGTGTGGGATATCTTGGAATCGATCATCGACGGACATCCGGTCATGCTCAATCGTGCACCAACACTGCACCGACTGGGTATCCAGGCATTCCAGCCGAAGCTGATCGAAGGCCGCGCTATTCAGGTTCATCCGCTCGTCTGTACGGCATTCAACGCCGACTTCGACGGTGACCAAATGGCCGTGCACGTACCGTTGTCGTTCGAAGCACAGCTCGAAGCCTCGACGCTCATGCTCAGCTCGCACAACATCATCTCGCCACAGAACGGCGAGCCGATCGCTGTGCCGTCGCAGGATATGGTTCTCGGACCCTATTACCTGACGAAGCATAAGCACGGCGCGCTCGGCGAAGGCATGATCTTCGGCACTGCGAAGGAAGTCATGGTCGCCTACAACCTCAACCGCGTGCACTTGCATGCAATGGTGAAGGTTCGTATCGGCGGCAAGATGATCGAGACGACGGTCGGCCGCACGATCTTCAACCAGATCGTGCCGAAGGACATGGGCTACCTCAACGAGCTCCTGACCAAGAAACGTCTGCGTCAGATCATCGCCATGTGCTTCCGCAAGGTCGGTCTCATTCAGACGGTCGAATTCCTCGACAAGCTGAAGGATCTCGGCTTCATGTTCGCCACGAAGGGCGGCGTGTCGGTCGCACTCTCCGATATCGTCGTTCCGAAGGAGAAGAACGAAATTATCGACAAGGCACAGGCTCAGGTCGATGACGTGCACGATAAGTACCTCAACGGTTTCATCACGACCGGTGAGCGCTACAACAAGGTGATCGATATCTGGACGCGCGCGACTAATCGCGTGGCCGACAAACTGTTCGAAACGCTCCAGCACGACCGCAACGGCTTCAACCCACTCTATATGATGGTGGACTCCGGAGCCCGCGGTTCGAAGGAACAGGTTCGTCAGCTTGCCGGTATGCGCGGTCTTATGGCCAAGCCGCAGAAGTCGTTGTCGGGTCAGACGGGCGAACTCATCGAGAACCCGATCCTCTCGAACTTCTACGAAGGTCTGTCGATCCTCGAGTACTTCATTTCAACGCACGGTGCCCGTAAGGGTCTTGCCGATACCGCGTTGAAAACGGCTGACGCCGGTTACCTCACACGTCGTCTTGTCGACGCATCGCAGGATGCCGTTATCGCAATGCACGATTGCGAGACGATCCGCGGTATTCCGACCAGCGCTCTGAAGGAAGGCGAAGACATCAAGGAGACGCTCGCCGAGCGCATCCTCGGTCGCGTGTCGCAAGAAGACATCGTCGATCCGCTGTCGAAGAAAGTGATCTGCAAGACCGGTCAGATGATCGACGAGGAAGTCGCGCTTGCGATCTCCGAGACCTCGATCGAGACCGTGCTCGTTCGCTCGGTGCTCACCTGCGAAGCAAAGCGCGGCATCTGCGCGCTGTGTTACGGCCGCAACCTTGCGACCCACAAGCTCGTCGAACCCGGCGAAGCGGTCGGTCGTATCGCTGCTCAGTCCATCGGTGAGCCGGGTACGCAGCTCACGCTTCGTACATTCCACACCGGTGGTACGGCATCGCTCATTGCGTCGCAGTCGCAGGTCACGTCGAAGTTCGAAGGGACGATCCAGTACGAGGGTATGAAGGTCATCACGAACGTGGAAGGTCAGAAGATCGTCCTGTCGCGTTCGGGTGTCGTGAATATTCTCGACGACGACAATCGCGCCGTCGGCAAGTTCGATGTTCCGTACGGTTCGGTGATCCTTGTGCCGGATGGCGCCCCGATCAAGAAGGGCGAACTGCTCTACGAGTGGGATCCGTACAACGCCGTGATCGTTTCGGAGCATAAGGGTACGGTCAAATTCCGTGACTTCGTCGAGAACATCACGGTTCGTCGCGAGCCCGATGAACTTACCGGTCACATCCAGACCCGCACGATCGATTCGCGCGACCGCACAAAGTCGCCGACAATTGACATCTTGGATGCAGACGGCAAGCGCATCATCAACTATATCATCCCGAGCAACGCCATCCTCCAGGTCGAGGACGGCGAAGCGATCCCGGCTGGTATGGTGCTCGTGAAGATCCATCGTGAGTCGGGTAAGAACCGCGACATCACGGGCGGTCTGCCGCGCGTCACGGAGCTCTTCGAAGCTCGCTCGCCAAGCGATCCGGCTACGGTTTCGGAGATCGACGGCGTCGTGCACTTCGAGAAGCCGCGCCGCGGTTCGCGTGTCATCGCCGTCACGGCGCATGACAGCACCGACCGTCGTGAGTACACGATCCCGTTTGGTAAGCACATTCTCGTGCAGGAAGGCGACAGCGTCCGTTCGGGCGAGCGCCTCTCCGACGGTGCAATCGATCCGCACGACATCCTGAAGATCAAGGGCGTCGCCGCCGTGCAGCAGTACCTCGTGAATGAAATTCAGGAAGTGTACCGCATGCAGGGTGTGAAGATCTCCGATAAGCACATCGAGATCATCGTTCGTCAGATGCTCGGCAAAGTCGTGATCACCTCTTCGGGTGATTCGCTGATGCTCGAGGGCGACGAGATTGATAAGATCAAGGTCGGCGAGGAGAACGAGATCCTGAAGAACTCGGTGTTCATCACCAAGCGTGGCGACTCCAAGTTCAAAGTGGGCCAGATGGTCGAACGTAAGAAGTTCAAGGAAACAGTTGCCGAGCTCAAGAAGAAGGAGAAGACCCCGCCGGAATCGCGCGTGGCCGAACCGATCCTCGCAGAGCCGGTACTCCTTGGCATCACGCAGTCGGCACTGACGACCGAGAGCTTCATCTCGGCGGCCAGCTTCCAGGAGACGACCAAGGTACTCACCGAGGCCTCGATTCAGGCAAAGACGGATACGCTCCTTGGTCTCAAGGAAAACGTGATCGTCGGTCACCTCATCCCGGCCGGTACCGGTTTGCCGAAGTTCAAAGAACTCCTCGTCATCCCGAAGGAGCTCGAAGAACTCGGTATGGAGCCGATCGAAGAGCAGCCCCGTCCGCAGCGCCGCAGCCGCGCCGCCGTGTAA
- a CDS encoding SET domain-containing protein-lysine N-methyltransferase translates to MLQRAPCTGGNRARLRFYFNNRSEHLLKTAAQARAQNRDFIRVGRSRIQGKGVFAKRKIPRGTRIVEYLGERVPISTLLVEMDAGKRTHTYIFALSHTMTIDGSVGGSDARFINHSCEPNCEACVFDDRVYIYAMRDITRGEELTFDYQLGPAIRRSGRRSKDVLDAYACHCGSPKCRGTMIASKRRSESRR, encoded by the coding sequence ATGTTGCAACGTGCACCTTGCACGGGAGGCAATCGTGCTCGACTTCGGTTCTATTTCAACAACCGTTCGGAGCATTTATTGAAGACGGCAGCACAAGCAAGGGCACAGAACCGCGATTTCATCCGCGTCGGACGTTCGCGCATCCAAGGTAAGGGAGTGTTTGCTAAACGCAAGATCCCCCGTGGCACACGAATCGTCGAGTATCTCGGCGAGCGAGTACCCATCTCGACATTGCTCGTGGAAATGGACGCCGGCAAACGCACACACACCTACATCTTTGCGCTTTCACATACGATGACGATCGACGGTTCGGTAGGTGGCAGTGACGCACGTTTCATCAACCATAGCTGCGAACCGAACTGCGAAGCATGCGTGTTCGATGATCGTGTGTATATCTATGCAATGCGAGATATTACCCGCGGCGAAGAGCTGACATTCGACTACCAACTCGGCCCCGCAATCCGTCGAAGCGGCCGTCGGTCGAAGGATGTGCTCGACGCGTATGCCTGCCACTGTGGCTCCCCGAAGTGCAGAGGGACGATGATCGCCTCGAAGCGGCGGTCTGAGTCTCGGCGATGA